One Azoarcus sp. DN11 DNA segment encodes these proteins:
- a CDS encoding M48 family metallopeptidase, whose product MKTRFVRVMSAAAAAWLVSACQTVQTTGAGAVGVDRSQMMMVSAAEVEQASGKQYQQVIAEARQKGVLNRDPAQLARVRAVSNRLIPQSAVFRRDAAQWHWEVNVIQSDELNAWCMAGGKMAVYSGLIDQLKLTDDELAAVMGHEIAHALREHSREQISKAMVTSMGASVAGALLGVGELGTDLMSMVGKVTFELPNSRLHETEADRIGVELAARAGYDPRAAISLWDKMSSHSNGGPPQWLSTHPGHDTRRKDLADYAQRVMPLYEQARR is encoded by the coding sequence ATGAAAACTCGGTTCGTGAGGGTGATGTCGGCCGCGGCCGCAGCGTGGCTCGTGTCGGCCTGCCAGACCGTGCAGACAACCGGCGCCGGAGCCGTGGGCGTGGATCGCAGCCAGATGATGATGGTGTCGGCCGCAGAGGTCGAGCAGGCATCCGGCAAGCAGTACCAGCAGGTGATCGCCGAGGCGCGCCAGAAGGGGGTGCTCAACCGCGATCCCGCGCAGCTTGCGCGCGTACGCGCCGTTTCGAATCGCCTGATCCCCCAGTCCGCCGTGTTCCGGCGTGATGCGGCGCAGTGGCACTGGGAAGTCAACGTGATCCAGTCGGACGAGCTCAACGCGTGGTGCATGGCGGGGGGGAAGATGGCGGTCTATTCGGGTCTGATCGATCAGCTGAAGCTCACCGATGACGAACTGGCAGCGGTGATGGGGCACGAGATCGCGCATGCGCTGCGCGAGCATTCGCGCGAGCAGATTTCCAAGGCGATGGTGACCAGCATGGGCGCTTCCGTCGCAGGTGCGCTCCTGGGAGTCGGGGAACTCGGTACGGATCTCATGAGCATGGTCGGCAAGGTGACTTTCGAACTGCCCAATTCCCGTCTGCACGAAACGGAGGCCGATCGCATCGGCGTCGAACTCGCCGCACGCGCGGGCTACGATCCGCGTGCCGCCATCAGCCTGTGGGACAAGATGAGCTCGCACTCCAACGGCGGACCTCCGCAGTGGCTGTCCACCCACCCCGGGCACGACACGCGGCGCAAGGATCTTGCCGATTACGCCCAGCGGGTGATGCCGCTTTACGAGCAGGCACGCCGCTGA
- a CDS encoding MFS transporter, whose protein sequence is MLPYWRLSAYYFSYFAFVGAFSPYFTLYLHSIALSATDIAILMSLMQVMRVIAPNMWGWLAEHFGRRLVIIRLSAWASLVGFGGFFFTTRFEGLFLAMALMAFFWSAALPLVEGLTFAHLGVHPGRYGSIRVWGSVGFIAAVLGVGYVLDFLPLDAVLWMTAVILGAIALCSIALPEAERPPAHRESASLRETLRRPEVQALLIACFLMSAAHGALYVFYSIFLVDHGYGKSVVGAMWSLGVVAEIVVFMFMPRLLRRHSMRAILIFAFACAVVRFAAIGWGVGSLLVLAFAQLLHGATFGAHHAAAIAAVNQWFRGKLQSRGQALYGSISFGAGGMLGGLVSGFTWDLVGPAWTYTLGSLFALAGLAWLVLGWRSDMESMMEGEVR, encoded by the coding sequence GTGCTTCCATACTGGCGGCTCTCGGCCTACTACTTTTCATACTTCGCGTTCGTCGGCGCTTTTTCGCCGTATTTCACGCTGTACCTGCATTCGATTGCGCTGTCGGCCACCGACATTGCGATCCTGATGTCCCTCATGCAGGTCATGCGCGTGATCGCCCCGAACATGTGGGGGTGGCTCGCCGAACATTTCGGTCGCCGGCTCGTCATCATCCGCCTGTCCGCCTGGGCGAGCCTGGTCGGGTTCGGCGGCTTCTTCTTCACGACGCGCTTTGAAGGGCTCTTCCTTGCGATGGCCCTCATGGCGTTCTTCTGGAGTGCGGCGCTGCCGCTCGTCGAGGGCCTGACCTTTGCCCATCTGGGCGTGCATCCCGGGCGCTACGGCAGCATCCGCGTGTGGGGCTCGGTCGGTTTCATCGCCGCCGTGCTGGGTGTCGGCTACGTGCTCGACTTCCTTCCGCTGGACGCCGTGCTCTGGATGACCGCCGTGATCCTCGGCGCGATTGCTCTGTGCTCCATAGCCTTGCCCGAGGCCGAGCGGCCGCCGGCGCATCGTGAAAGCGCGAGCCTGCGGGAGACACTGCGCCGCCCCGAGGTGCAGGCCTTGCTGATTGCCTGCTTCCTCATGTCGGCCGCGCATGGTGCGCTGTATGTCTTCTACTCGATCTTCCTGGTCGATCATGGCTACGGCAAATCGGTCGTCGGCGCGATGTGGTCGCTCGGAGTCGTCGCGGAGATCGTCGTTTTCATGTTCATGCCGCGGCTGCTGCGGCGCCACTCGATGCGGGCGATCCTGATCTTTGCATTTGCGTGCGCGGTGGTGCGCTTCGCGGCGATCGGCTGGGGGGTGGGTTCGCTCCTCGTGCTGGCGTTCGCCCAGCTTCTCCACGGTGCGACCTTCGGTGCCCATCACGCGGCTGCGATCGCGGCGGTCAACCAGTGGTTCCGGGGAAAGCTGCAGTCGCGCGGGCAGGCGCTTTACGGGAGTATTTCCTTCGGCGCGGGCGGGATGCTGGGCGGGCTCGTGAGCGGATTCACGTGGGATTTAGTGGGGCCGGCATGGACCTATACTCTCGGTTCCCTGTTCGCGCTCGCGGGGCTTGCGTGGCTCGTGCTGGGGTGGCGCAGTGATATGGAGTCGATGATGGAAGGGGAGGTGCGATGA